The nucleotide sequence GCCTTCACCAGTAAGTAGCCATTGTAGATTATAGTCTAAGTAGGAGGCGAATTTGAGAAGCACATCCTCACCCAGATTGCCATCTCGCTTTCGCATCGTGGCAATATATCCATTACTGAGACCAAGCTCTTTCTCAACAGCAGCGGGCTTTTTACCACCATCCTCGAAGGCTTGGACAATACGATGAATGGCTTTCATAGAAAAAAGTTTATCAAAATCTTGTGTAATTAAAATATAGTCTATTCCTTTGCCTCCGTGATAACAAAGGAAAACATAATGAGCGAACCGAAGGGCCTTCTCAAGCGAGTGGCCAATGAGACAGGGTACAGCTATGGATATGTGAGGCTGGTGAATGCGGGCGTGAGGCGCAATGAGACCATCGCCAAGGCCATCATCAACGAGCGCAGGCATCAGATAGAGGAGCTGGCCGGGCAGATACGCCACGAGGCGGTGACGGATTTCAACGAACCATCAAAAACGGAAGTGCAATGAGACTGCTGACCCTGACCATAGACTATGATGAGACCAGCGATAACGGTAGGCATGTGGCCGAACTGACGGTGGGCGATGAGCCTGTGCTGTGCGTAGAGCTATTCGGCACAAGCGCAATGAGCTTGCACAGCAAGGAACGCGTGGACGTGCTGGGTCTGGTGGAGACCGCCAATAGGCTCATTCACACACACAAGCCTGTAAAGCGCGTGAATTTTTTCAGCGTCAGTCCTGAAGCGGGGGGTCAATTCCCCCAATCGAGCGAAGCTGATCACGAAGCCAGTCGTCAAGCGATGCGTCATACTTCGGATGCGATCGCAGCCGCTGTAGAGTCGCGTCTGAAAGCAGTTGAAGATAATCATCGCGTATCATCTTCTCCAACCCCGGCTGCTCATGAGCAGCAAGACGGGCCATCAGTTCCCGGTTCAGCAGCATCATCGCGTCAAGCATCAACTGGCTGCGGAACGCCATCTGCGCCACCTCTTCCTCTGTGAAAGTGATTTTCATGTCATCTGACAATTAGCCCCCAAACCTAACGATAATGCTCACCGCCCTTGCCATCATCCTGTTCATCATCATCCTGCTGCCGGGCAGCCTGTGCCTGCTGGTGTGCTGCTGGGCCATAGGGCTGGCTATGGGCGACATCATCACGGACATCATCCGCAACATCAAATAACAGAAGTCATGAGAATCATCATAGAGACATACAACATCGCAGACTCGGTAAGGATTGAGAAGGGTAGTCCAATCATTCGCGGAGGCTTCCAAAAGCCCAAGATAGTCGAGGTGGTCGTGCGGGTGAGCAGTCTGCTCGGAGAGGTGCGGGTGAATGCCGACTCTAAGGAGGAGTTTGCGGAGCGGCTGACCTCTTTGCTACAGGGCGGCATAGAGAACATTCTTGGCACGGCCGAGGGGCTATTTGAAAGCGCTGACAAGCAAGGTTGAAAAATTGGTTAACGTGTTGAACACATCCAACATATCGCGCTCGGGCACCTTGGCCCTCAGCTTCTCAAGCAATGCTTTGAGGTGCTCCAGTTCTGTCTCGATCAGACGTTCGTGCATGGTGTACCCGCCTCTTGACAGGAAGGTGTGTGCCCGAACGGTGACATGGAGGTCAACGTTGTCGTGCCAGCTCAGCCCGGAGTACTGTCCTATCAATCCCTCTCTCGCCATTCCGCTGAGAACGCCATTGACCCCGTACCTGTCAAGCCCTGTTAGCTCGCAGAGAGTGGTAACGCTTATGTATTCCTGTGATTCGGGAGGAAGTTGGTTGACCAGAATATCCAATACAATGTCTTGCTGCTTCGGTGTAATCATCTCCCAAAAATAGCCATGCACCCCTCCCCCGCCTACACCCATCACAACGGCACCCTTTGCGTGGTCGGCTCGGCCGTGATAGGCAACCCCGTTCCGAAGTGGAAGTGGGACAACATGATTAAGTCGCCTAACATTGGGTGTGAGCGGAAGGGTATCGGCCGTACGGTCAGCAGCCTGGTCGCGTGGGGCAAGCTGCCCCCGGACGTGAAGGGTGCGATAGTAGAGGTGCACGGTGAACCGAAGATAGGGCATCCGCCCAGCGGACTGAAGGAACGCATTAAGCCCGACATCGTGGCCGCTGCCTATTACAGCACAGTGATGACCACCAAGGGCGCACTGCTGCCCGCCAAACAACAGGAGTACACCGCCAATGCGCAGGTGATGAACGCCATACTGCTGGCACAGGACACCGAGAAGCAGGCCCGCGCCAAGCACGGTGTGAACAAGAGCGACTTCTGGACACGCGCCAGCGATGCGGTGAACGGACTGCCCAAGGACACGGGCCACAAGCTGCCCAAGAATGCACGGGCACTGAAGCGCAAGTGTGACGAATACCGCGCAGCCCGCAAACGCAGCGCAGAGGAAGGCTATGCGCTGCTGGTGCATGGCGGTGTGGGCAGCCAGAACGCGCTGAAGGTGACGCACACCATGGAGCAGCTCATTGTGAGCATTGCGGTGATGCCGGAGCGGCCATTCACCAGCACGGTGTGGGAATACCTCGCCATGTTCCTCGCAGGTCACATGGAGGTGTGCGATGCCCGCACGGGCGAAGTGATAGACCACACGCAATTCTGCGATGCACAGGGCAACGCCATCACGGTGAGCGAGGCCACGGTGTGGAACTACATCAAAAAGAACGACACGCTGATAGGCAGTCTGACCATGGGCAAGCACCGCTTCATCGGTGCGCATAAGCCCTACCACCACCGCCACGCTCCGGAGTGGGTCTTCAGCAAGGTGACGATGGATGACCGCGACCTTTCGCGCCTGATGGATGACGGCAAGCGCGTGAAGGCATACTACACCTATGACGTGTGCAGCGGTGCGGTGATAGGCCGCAGCTACAGCCGCTCGAAGGACGAGGCGCTGTTCATCGACTGTCTGAGGGACATGCTGAGGTTCATTGATGCCGGACGCTATGGCGGCATCCCTGCCGAGGTGGAAGTGGAGCACCACTTGGTGCGCAAGTTCAAGGACGACCTTGAGCTGATATTCCCACGGGTGCGCTGGTGCAACCCCGGCAACTCGCAGGAGAAGTCTGCCGAGCATTTCAACAGGTCGAAAAAGTTCACCGTGGAGAAACGCAACCACGCGGGCATAGGCCGATGGTGGGCGCGCTACAGCCGCTATCAGGTGGATGAGGACAAAGTGAACGATGAGTTCGTGGGCAAGCGGTTCAGCTATGAGACGCTGGTGGCCGATGACATGGAGGACATCGGCCAATACAACGCGCAGCTTCACCCCAATCAGAAGAAATATCCCGGCATGAGCCGCATGGATGTGCTGGAGGCGAACATGAGTCCGGAGCTGATGCCGCTGAGCCGCCCCGCCATCATGCACATGATAGGCAACCTGACGCCAACGAGCATCAACAGACTGGAGCTGCGCGCCAACCATGGACACTACCGCCTTCCGAACGGCCTGAAGGACATGGACATGCTGCGTCCGGGAGACATCACCGTGGATGCCTACTGGCTGCCTGACAACAATGGCGAGGTGAACGAGGTGCATGTCTATCAACATGGCCGCTACCTGTTCACCGCTCCGAAAATAGAGACCTACAACCGGGCGAAGGCCGAGTGGAAGGATGCCGATTCGGACAGCTATGCTGCACAGGCCGAGTATGTGGGCCGCTTCGATGCCGAGGTGAAGGCCAAGGGCAAGGAAGTGATGAAAGTAGCCGTGATAAAAGCCGACCGCATGGTGACCAACGTGGAGCCTGCCGAGGTGATGCCTGAGCCGGTGCGGCCGGAGCCGATGGCACAGAGTTTCAAACGCTCATTGAAAGACAGATACTGATTAACCCGATAACCACCACCACCGATGAGAGTGACGCATGACTTCAGGCAGGCCGTAGTGGGCAAGCTGATTGAACGGAGAGAGATTTTCGTAGGCACCGATAAGCGGTTCGCCACCACATGGGTGATACCGCAGGCCGTATGGAGCACCCTTAAAAAACGCCATGCCGATGGCAGCACGGACTACAATGGCCTGCTGAAAGACCCGAAGTGGATAGGCTTGGGCCGCAGCCTCGGAGTGCTGACCCGGACGCGGAAGTGGAACACGGTGCGCACCGATGTGTTCGAGACCATTGAGGAAGACATCAAGTTCTGCAAGCAGTACTCGAAGGCGCGCATCTTCGTGGACGACTGCGCCATCGGCAAGACCTACACTGCCAAGTATCTCGCGGCACAGCTGCCCAACACGTTCTATGTGGACTGCTCGCAGTGCAAGACGCATCCGCAGTTCGTGCGCCAACTGGCCCTTGCGATAGGCGTTGACCACAAAGGGCCGCTGCTGGATGTGAGCGACACCATCCGCTACTGGCTCACCAGCCTCGAAAGGCCCATCGTTATCCTCGATGAGGCAGGCGACCTGAACGTGGCGGCATTCCTTGAGCTCAAGAGCCTGTGGAACGCCACCGAGAACGCCTGTGGGTGGTATATGATGGGGGCCGATGGCCTCCGCGCCAAGATAGACCGGGGCTACAACAACAAGCGGCTGGGCTATGCCGAGATATTCAGCCGGTTCTCCGAGAAGTACAGCACGGTGGTACCCGTGGGCAAGGAGGCGAAGAAAGACTTCTACCAGCGCATCATCACACAGGTGCTGCGGGCCAACATGGACGACAGCCAACTGAAGCACCTGGGCGAGATAGTGACCAAGTGCGTGACGCACGACAGCGTAGGCCGCTTCGGTGGTCTGCGCAGGGCAGAGAGCCTTTTAATCCTCCATTCAACCAACGATTAAACGGCCTTTCAATGCCGCCTAAAAAGCCTCTAACCGTGACCAACATCATCACCAAAAAGCGAAAACTGCTCCCGTTCGAGGGCCAATGGCTTGAGGCCATCGGGTGCCCGGAGCTGACGCACTCGTGGATAGTCTATGCCGAGAGCGGCCACGGCAAGACCACCTTCACGATGCAGCTCTGCCAGTACCTCGTTTCGCTGGGCGTGAAGGTGTGGTATGACACGCTGGAGGAAGGCGACTCGGAGAGCTTCAAACAGGCCATTCTGAGGACGGGCATGGCGGGCATCGGCAAGCAGTTCATGGTGCTGGACAAATGGCCCATTGAGGCGGTGAAGGACAGGCTGCGGAAGCGCACCCCTCCGCAGGTCATCATCATCGACAGCATCCAGTACAGCGGCCTGCGCTATGCGGACTACCAGACGCTGCTGGATGAGTTCAGGCAGACGATGTTCGTGTTCATCAGCCATGCGGACGGCAGCAGGCCGAAAGGCTCTGTGGCCGAGGCGGTGCGGTTCGATGCCCACGTGAAGATTCGGGTGGAGGGCTACAAGGCGTTTGTGAACAGCCGATTCCGGGATGGCGAGGGCCAGCCGATAGTGATATGGGAGGAAGGGGCAAGCAAGTATTGGGCGGTTTAGACATCAGACCATAGACCACAGACCATGAAACACGTGAACCCCGATGTCTTCAAGCCATGGAGCCTTATCCACTTCATCTATGGGAGTCCGGACAGGGCGCTGTGTGGCGCAGTGATACCAATCACCGGGGAGTTCACCACTGACCAAGTGAACTGCTCTAAGTGCATCAGGACGGTCGAGCAGTGCAAGAATGTGAAGGAAACCGAATACATCAAACCATAACCAAAAACCAACCACCATGAATTTCAAGCAAGTAAAATTTGACAACATCTCTGTGGTCATCGAGAAGGGAGAGCGTGATGCTGATGACGGGAACACAGTGTATGAGGTCGTTCAGACGGTCGATATAGACGGAGTGACCGCAGAGTCTGCTCTTGGATTCTATGACGAAGACAGGAGAGATGAATGCTTCGAGAAGTATGGAGAGGAACACGCCAGACATTTTTTCAAGGTGATCAGCCAATTCGTTTAACCACCACACCACCATGACCACCCACCACCCCACCACCACCGCGCCACAGCTCTCTGACGAGGGCGTGAGCAATATGATACGCCTGCACACCGGGCTGAGCGAGAACGACCACAACGACCTCATCATAGATGCGGGTGTGGACTATGCCGGAAGGCAGGGGTCGTTCACCGAGCGCGGCCGTCAGAAGCTGCTCCAGAGCCGCATGTTCTGGCAGTGGTGGTGGAGGAACTGGCTGGCCGTTGACCGCGCCATATTGGCCAATGTAGAGACGTTGCATGCAACGTCTCTACCGGCAAACGAGTACCTGCGGGCGCACCTGATGGCGCACAGCTATGAGCTACCGAAGATCATGTGGCGCAAGCTGTTCATAGATGCCGACTGCAAGCCGCAAGGGCACAGAAGTGTTCAATCACGCTACTCAACCGCACAGCCATGAACATCAAACTGAAACAGCACCAGCACAATCTGCTGACGGCAGAGCTGGAGGAACTGATCACCGACCTGGGGAAATCGAAGGACGCGGACGTGCAACTGCTGTGCTGTGTGCTGGCAGAGCTGCACAAGAAGATGTACACGAAGCTGTATGATGTGAAGCCGCTCTACAAGACTGGCCTGACGCCCGCGCAGGCGGTGGCATTGAACACGGCATGCAGCCGCTATCTGATGGATGGCATCCACCCCGAGCACACGCAGATGCTGGCAGGTGCGATGATGCTGAAGATTCATCCAAAACTGGTCTGATATGAGCGAAGAGAAGAAACCACTGATGTGGACGACACAGCAGGAGCTGAAGCAGCAGCAGACGCGCCTGAAGAATCTGGAAGAGGCCCGCGACCGCATCAGCGCGCAGATGGGAAGGGCGCAGGGCATTGAATGGTTCCGGCTGTGCAGTGAATGGAGCGGGCTGAACGCGACCATCTACACGGTGAAGACCGTGATCGCCAATGTGAAGGCCACGCGAGACACGCACGGCCACGAGATAGGCGGCATGAGCGCGGGATCGGAAGTGAGCACCAAACACAGCAACCAACAATGAGACACGATGCTGCCCATAGCGACAAGACTGCTCGGCCAACGGCTGAGGGAGGTGGACGCGGAGATGAATCGCGTGATGCTGCTGAAACCCAACAACAGGCGCACGAAGGAATGGAGCAAGGACATGGAGCAGCTCCGGAGCATCCGCAGGCAGGTGATGCGGGAGCTGGAGGTGTTGGACACGGTGTAGAGACGTTGCATGCAACGTCTGTACAACGCCCCAAATGCTACATCAGCGGCCCCATCACGGGCCTACCTGCGGAAGAGTACCTTTTGAATTTCTATCGCGCCAGCCGCTATGTGGAAGACCTCGGCTATGAGGCCGTTAACCCCTGCGACCTGAACCATGCCGGGCACGACCAGACGTGGGAGAGCTACATGCGGGTGGACATCAAGGCACTGATGGACTGCGAGGCGATATGCCTGCTGCCGGAGTGGCACAGGAGCGTGGGCGCTCGCACAGAGTATCACCTCGCGCAGGTGCTGGGCATGGACGTGGTGATGCCCGACAACGGCCCTGATATCGTGATAGAGGCACTCATTGAACAGGACATTCTTTAACCAAAAACCAAAACCATCATGCCAGAGACCATCGAAGAATTTGTTGACGCAGCAGTCGATTACATAGAGGGATACTGCGACCTCGAAGATGCTGAATACCTGATCTACCTGACACGGCTCCGCGAGGAAATGGACAGGTTGATAGATGCCGAGAAGGCTAAACTCTAATCACTAATCAATCATCAATCACCAAAAACCAACAAACATCATGACACACACATCAAAAGACCAATTCTGGAAGGACGAGGCGGGCACCGTCATCCCCTTCAACCGCATCACCACCTATGAGCGCAAGCGCGAGCGGGCAGCCGCAATGCTGCACAAGGGCGCGAAGGCCATCAGCGCACAGCTCTCCGCGTATAAGAAGACCATGCGCGAGCTGTGCAACGAGGTTTATGAGGAGTTCATGGCCTCGAAAGAGAGCGACCGCTTGGCGAAGGGCAACTTCACTTGGCACAACTTCGACCGCAGCATCAAGGTAGAGGTGAGCATCAACGACCGCATCGAGTTCGATGACCTGCATGTGAAGAGCGCAAAGGAGAAGTTCGACACGTTCATGGACATCAACGTGGAGAGCAAGAATGCCTTTGTGAAAGAGATGATCATGAGCGCGTTCCAGACGAGCAAGGGCAAGCTGGACACCAAGCGCGTG is from Gammaproteobacteria bacterium and encodes:
- a CDS encoding ATP-binding protein encodes the protein MRVTHDFRQAVVGKLIERREIFVGTDKRFATTWVIPQAVWSTLKKRHADGSTDYNGLLKDPKWIGLGRSLGVLTRTRKWNTVRTDVFETIEEDIKFCKQYSKARIFVDDCAIGKTYTAKYLAAQLPNTFYVDCSQCKTHPQFVRQLALAIGVDHKGPLLDVSDTIRYWLTSLERPIVILDEAGDLNVAAFLELKSLWNATENACGWYMMGADGLRAKIDRGYNNKRLGYAEIFSRFSEKYSTVVPVGKEAKKDFYQRIITQVLRANMDDSQLKHLGEIVTKCVTHDSVGRFGGLRRAESLLILHSTND
- a CDS encoding DUF3164 family protein gives rise to the protein MTHTSKDQFWKDEAGTVIPFNRITTYERKRERAAAMLHKGAKAISAQLSAYKKTMRELCNEVYEEFMASKESDRLAKGNFTWHNFDRSIKVEVSINDRIEFDDLHVKSAKEKFDTFMDINVESKNAFVKEMIMSAFQTSKGKLDTKRVFDLIRYRSKINDALFSEACAVLEAGIRRPDSRTYFRVWERTGKDGEYQLIDLNFSSI
- a CDS encoding helix-turn-helix domain-containing protein, with translation MKAIHRIVQAFEDGGKKPAAVEKELGLSNGYIATMRKRDGNLGEDVLLKFASYLDYNLQWLLTGEGDMLRSSLPKAMEVSSGGIPLIDALAVAGLSGGMAVVHEGDVL
- a CDS encoding DUF4406 domain-containing protein; translation: MEQGHGAAPEHPQAGDAGAGGVGHGVETLHATSVQRPKCYISGPITGLPAEEYLLNFYRASRYVEDLGYEAVNPCDLNHAGHDQTWESYMRVDIKALMDCEAICLLPEWHRSVGARTEYHLAQVLGMDVVMPDNGPDIVIEALIEQDIL